The Acidobacteriota bacterium genome has a segment encoding these proteins:
- the recR gene encoding recombination protein RecR encodes MDEYAAPLARLIDELKRLPGIGQKSAQRIAFHLERAPREDVQRLAEALLDAKDKIRLCSVCNNLTESDPCEYCSDPRRDPELLCVVETPYNVVSVEKAHEFRGRYHVLHGALSPLQGIGPEQLKLKNLIDRLKDGTVREMIVATSPTVEGEATAVYLARLVKPLGVKVSRIAMGIPVGSDLEFADEVTMLRALEGRREM; translated from the coding sequence ATGGACGAATACGCAGCGCCTCTTGCGCGCCTGATTGATGAATTGAAACGCCTCCCAGGCATTGGGCAGAAGTCCGCTCAACGCATCGCATTCCATCTTGAGCGCGCCCCGCGCGAAGACGTTCAGCGGCTGGCCGAAGCGCTTCTCGATGCCAAGGATAAGATCCGCCTCTGCAGCGTCTGCAATAATCTTACAGAATCAGACCCGTGCGAATATTGTTCTGACCCCAGGCGCGATCCGGAACTGCTTTGCGTTGTGGAGACTCCCTATAACGTTGTCTCAGTGGAAAAGGCGCACGAGTTCCGCGGGCGGTATCACGTGCTGCACGGCGCCCTTTCGCCGCTACAGGGAATCGGCCCTGAACAACTCAAGCTGAAGAACCTGATCGATCGCCTCAAAGACGGCACAGTGCGTGAAATGATAGTGGCAACCAGCCCGACGGTCGAAGGCGAAGCCACCGCCGTTTACCTGGCCAGGCTGGTCAAACCGCTGGGAGTCAAAGTCAGCCGCATCGCCATGGGCATTCCGGTGGGCTCGGATCTGGAGTTCGCGGACGAAGTCACAATGCTCCGCGCATTAGAAGGCCGCCGCGAGATGTAA
- a CDS encoding YbaB/EbfC family nucleoid-associated protein: MKNLQQVQQMLKQVQQFQEQLQKQLDDLVVESSTGGGMVTVKMNGQKHLVSVHIDPEVYKSGDIEMLQDLLLAAVNESARKIDEQVASQMGSLAGGLNLPGLSL; the protein is encoded by the coding sequence ATGAAAAATCTGCAGCAGGTACAACAAATGCTAAAACAGGTCCAGCAATTCCAGGAACAGCTTCAAAAACAACTGGATGACCTGGTGGTAGAGTCTTCCACAGGCGGTGGTATGGTGACCGTCAAGATGAATGGACAAAAACATCTTGTTTCCGTCCACATTGATCCGGAGGTCTACAAATCGGGTGATATTGAAATGCTCCAGGACCTGCTGCTGGCCGCCGTCAATGAATCGGCCAGGAAAATAGATGAGCAGGTTGCCAGCCAGATGGGCTCGCTGGCGGGCGGCCTCAATCTGCCGGGGCTCAGCCTCTAG
- a CDS encoding 2-oxoacid:acceptor oxidoreductase subunit alpha has protein sequence MGTTDLAVKVASTTTSRHEKVINDLSIQVATVNGSGSQSANTVLLRSIFRMGIPVSGKNLFPSNIAGLPTWYTIRASKNGYIARRKEIDFLVAMNPETAEEDVLSLRAGASAVFDEKLNLQRLRDDVIFYPVPFDALVAPVCPNAKLRKLVRNMIYDGVLAKLLGIPMGEIHEALKQHFMKKPSAVDLNFNAARVGYEYAEKNLPKRGRFYLERMDATRGKIIIDGNAAAALGAMFAGVTVCTWYPITPSSSLAESLASYMKRYRMDPVTGKATFAIVQAEDELAAIGMAMGAGWAGARAMTATSGPGISLMAEFVGLGYYAEIPAVIFDIQRTGPSTGLPTRTQQGDILKNAFLSHGDTRHLMLLPASVEECFSMAVEAFDLAEEFQTPVFVMSDLDLGMNNWMSDPFPYPAKPMNRGKVLNAKDLERLGGFERYRDVDGDGIGYRTLPGTKHPKAAYFTRGSGHNERAIYSERPEDYVNNMDRLSRKFETARKRMPGPVLQESDGAEIGIIAYGSTHWAIVESLDQLRQEYDLPVSYCRIRAFPFSERIMDFIRRYQRVYVVEQNRDGQVYELLRIEADAEDIPKIHSIRHYKGVPIDARSVTDEIVSQEGKK, from the coding sequence ATGGGAACTACTGACCTTGCTGTCAAGGTAGCCTCAACTACTACTTCCAGACACGAGAAAGTTATCAATGATTTGAGTATTCAGGTGGCCACTGTGAATGGTTCTGGCAGCCAGAGCGCCAACACTGTCCTGTTGCGGTCCATCTTTCGGATGGGCATCCCCGTCTCTGGAAAGAACCTATTTCCATCAAACATCGCAGGGCTGCCTACGTGGTACACGATCCGTGCATCCAAAAATGGTTATATCGCCCGGCGTAAGGAGATTGACTTCCTGGTTGCCATGAACCCGGAGACAGCAGAAGAAGACGTGTTGTCGCTGAGGGCGGGTGCAAGCGCTGTATTTGATGAAAAGTTGAATTTGCAGCGGCTTCGGGATGATGTGATTTTCTATCCCGTGCCCTTTGATGCGCTGGTGGCCCCGGTCTGCCCGAATGCAAAGCTGCGAAAGCTTGTCAGGAACATGATCTACGACGGGGTGCTTGCCAAACTGCTGGGCATCCCCATGGGAGAGATTCACGAAGCGCTCAAGCAACATTTCATGAAGAAGCCCAGTGCCGTGGATCTGAACTTCAACGCTGCGCGGGTGGGCTACGAATATGCCGAGAAGAACCTTCCCAAACGCGGACGATTTTACCTGGAGCGCATGGACGCGACGCGAGGGAAAATCATTATCGACGGCAACGCAGCCGCCGCACTGGGAGCGATGTTCGCTGGTGTTACTGTCTGCACGTGGTATCCCATTACACCTTCCTCATCGCTGGCGGAATCGTTGGCGAGTTACATGAAGCGTTACCGCATGGATCCTGTAACCGGCAAGGCTACGTTCGCGATCGTGCAGGCGGAGGATGAGCTGGCGGCCATTGGCATGGCAATGGGAGCAGGGTGGGCTGGCGCCCGGGCCATGACGGCAACATCCGGCCCCGGCATTTCTCTGATGGCGGAGTTCGTTGGCCTGGGTTATTACGCGGAAATTCCGGCCGTGATTTTTGACATTCAACGCACCGGCCCTTCCACGGGGCTTCCAACCCGTACGCAACAGGGCGATATTCTCAAGAACGCTTTCCTCTCGCATGGCGATACAAGGCACCTGATGCTCCTGCCCGCCTCAGTAGAGGAATGCTTCAGCATGGCCGTTGAGGCCTTTGACCTGGCGGAAGAATTCCAGACGCCGGTCTTTGTGATGAGCGACCTTGACCTGGGCATGAACAACTGGATGTCCGATCCGTTTCCTTACCCTGCGAAACCGATGAACCGTGGCAAGGTCCTCAACGCGAAAGATTTGGAGCGCCTGGGCGGATTCGAACGTTACCGGGATGTTGACGGCGATGGCATCGGGTATCGAACACTCCCTGGCACAAAACACCCTAAAGCCGCTTATTTTACGCGCGGTAGCGGACACAATGAGCGGGCCATTTATAGCGAGCGGCCTGAAGATTACGTCAATAACATGGACCGGCTATCGAGAAAGTTCGAAACGGCGCGCAAGCGGATGCCCGGCCCGGTGCTACAGGAATCAGACGGTGCGGAAATCGGTATCATCGCTTACGGATCGACGCACTGGGCCATCGTGGAATCGCTCGACCAGTTGAGGCAGGAATACGATCTGCCGGTCAGTTATTGCCGCATCCGGGCATTCCCTTTTTCCGAGCGGATCATGGACTTTATTCGCCGGTACCAGCGGGTCTACGTGGTCGAGCAGAACCGCGACGGCCAGGTATATGAGCTTTTGCGAATCGAAGCTGATGCGGAGGATATCCCCAAAATCCACAGCATCCGCCACTATAAGGGAGTTCCGATCGACGCTCGCAGCGTAACAGACGAGATTGTTTCACAGGAGGGCAAGAAGTAA
- a CDS encoding 2-oxoacid:ferredoxin oxidoreductase subunit beta encodes MSTTVVPPSPPQKLNRIGLGPSDYKGNKSTLCAGCGHNAISERIIEACYELGVEPHRVAKLSGIGCSSKSPAYFLSTSHGFNSVHGRMPSIATGTMLANRNLISIGVSGDGDTASIGVGQFIHLMRRNLPMIYIIEDNGVYGLTKGQFSATADLGSTLKNGVINDLPPIDTCALAIMLGATYVGRSFSGDKKQLMALLQGALGHHGTVMLDVISPCVTFNDHVGSTKSYSYVRDHDAPVGDVSYIPFFEDIVVDYDPGTTTEITLHDGSRLLLKKLNADFDPTNKTEALKILMEAHDKGEIVTGLFYLDTQKPNFMELLNFVDEPLATLPESSVRPPKKVLDEVMNSLK; translated from the coding sequence ATGTCTACGACTGTCGTTCCGCCATCCCCGCCGCAAAAATTGAACCGAATCGGCCTGGGGCCTTCCGACTACAAGGGCAACAAGAGCACGCTGTGCGCCGGTTGCGGCCACAACGCCATTTCAGAGCGCATCATCGAGGCCTGTTACGAACTCGGCGTTGAACCGCACCGCGTGGCCAAGCTATCAGGAATTGGATGCTCTTCGAAAAGTCCTGCCTATTTTCTTTCGACCTCACATGGATTCAACTCGGTACACGGCCGCATGCCATCAATTGCCACCGGCACGATGCTCGCAAACCGCAACCTGATTTCCATCGGTGTAAGCGGGGATGGTGACACGGCCTCCATTGGAGTTGGGCAGTTCATCCATCTGATGCGCCGCAATCTTCCGATGATTTACATTATCGAAGATAATGGAGTCTATGGGCTGACCAAAGGCCAGTTTTCGGCAACCGCTGACCTGGGTTCAACATTGAAAAACGGCGTGATCAACGACCTGCCACCCATCGATACGTGCGCGCTTGCCATTATGCTGGGAGCAACCTACGTGGGCCGTTCGTTTTCCGGTGACAAGAAGCAATTGATGGCATTGCTGCAAGGGGCGCTCGGCCATCACGGAACCGTGATGCTGGACGTAATTTCGCCGTGCGTCACTTTCAACGACCACGTGGGGTCGACGAAAAGCTACAGCTACGTCCGCGACCACGATGCGCCAGTTGGAGATGTAAGTTACATCCCTTTCTTTGAAGACATCGTAGTTGACTATGATCCTGGAACGACTACCGAAATCACCCTTCACGACGGTTCCCGTCTGCTCCTGAAGAAGTTGAATGCTGATTTCGATCCCACCAACAAGACGGAAGCTCTGAAGATACTGATGGAAGCCCACGACAAGGGAGAAATTGTGACCGGTCTATTCTATCTGGATACCCAGAAGCCAAACTTTATGGAGCTGCTGAATTTTGTTGATGAACCTCTGGCTACTCTTCCTGAGTCTTCCGTGCGCCCGCCGAAGAAAGTGCTCGACGAAGTGATGAACAGTCTAAAGTAG
- a CDS encoding heme lyase CcmF/NrfE family subunit, with the protein MNQIGAVGLIAALVFAIYGMISGAIAGKLRSPRMLKSAQRSVLGFFAMVTLAVVSLEYLILTNDFHSAYVASHSSRALPLLYKIPVLWSGQEGSLLFWTWLLSIYVGLAVLLNRRKNRQLMPYIIAICMGVGTFFSLLMFWVANPFNQLSLATATGAVPYAPPDGNGMNPTLQYHSMVIHPPMLYLGYVGMAIPFAFAMSALMTRQLGDNWIRVTRRWMMVPWMFLGTGIVLGGHWAYHVLGWGGYWAWDPVENASLLPWLAGTAFLHSVMIQEKRGMLKVWNMALIILTFFLSIFGTFLTRSGIISSVHAFAQSNIGPWFSVFLAIIAAFSLTVLFLRLDFLKTENRLDSIASRESGFLFNNWILLAAVLAVLWGTIFPVVSKAIQGVTVTVGPPFFNRVMVPIGLLLLFLTGAGPLLAWRKTSFQSIRRNFTLPLVFAAIVGGILFFVGVHQLYTWMSLFLCAFVAASIIGEFYKGARTRVKTRKENFFAAVYNLTMRNTRRYGGYIVHFGIVLIFVGFAGQAFRFETQGLMGPGDLLRAKDYLFRCESIDTGQKANYEYETVALDVTKDGRALTVMHPQRRFFIAEQQPLSHVALHSTLAQDLYVVMAGQDPDTGKAIIHVIINPLVQWVWIGGIIVLLGTLLALVPSSIERQMADFHKNREEVAEAHHAR; encoded by the coding sequence ATGAATCAAATTGGAGCTGTTGGACTTATCGCCGCGCTCGTATTCGCGATCTACGGGATGATCTCCGGCGCTATCGCGGGAAAGCTTCGGAGCCCCCGGATGCTGAAAAGCGCGCAACGCTCCGTCCTGGGCTTCTTCGCCATGGTCACGCTGGCGGTTGTGTCCCTTGAGTACCTGATCCTTACCAATGATTTCCATAGCGCCTACGTCGCATCTCACTCCAGCCGGGCGCTTCCCCTTCTTTACAAAATCCCTGTCTTGTGGTCAGGACAAGAGGGCTCACTGCTGTTCTGGACCTGGTTGCTTTCCATTTACGTCGGCTTGGCTGTCCTGCTGAACCGGCGCAAGAACCGGCAGTTGATGCCCTACATCATCGCCATCTGCATGGGTGTGGGAACGTTCTTCTCATTGCTCATGTTCTGGGTGGCAAACCCTTTCAACCAACTCTCATTAGCCACGGCAACGGGCGCGGTGCCCTATGCGCCACCTGATGGAAATGGGATGAACCCGACCCTGCAATATCATTCGATGGTAATCCACCCACCGATGCTTTATCTCGGTTATGTAGGGATGGCGATTCCCTTCGCATTTGCCATGTCGGCCCTGATGACTCGCCAGTTGGGCGACAACTGGATTCGCGTGACCCGCCGGTGGATGATGGTGCCCTGGATGTTTCTGGGCACGGGCATCGTGCTGGGCGGGCATTGGGCCTACCACGTTCTCGGATGGGGCGGTTACTGGGCCTGGGACCCGGTGGAAAACGCCTCGCTGCTGCCATGGCTTGCGGGTACGGCGTTTCTTCATTCGGTCATGATCCAGGAAAAGCGCGGCATGCTGAAAGTCTGGAACATGGCCCTGATTATCCTGACTTTCTTCCTGTCCATTTTTGGAACCTTTCTGACCCGCAGCGGGATCATCTCGTCCGTCCACGCATTCGCACAATCCAACATTGGCCCTTGGTTTTCAGTCTTTCTTGCTATTATCGCGGCATTTTCGCTTACGGTGCTTTTCCTGCGTTTGGATTTTCTGAAAACAGAGAACCGACTGGACTCCATAGCCTCTCGCGAGAGCGGGTTCCTGTTTAACAACTGGATCCTGCTTGCTGCAGTGCTCGCCGTGCTGTGGGGAACCATCTTCCCGGTCGTCTCCAAGGCCATTCAGGGCGTCACGGTAACGGTGGGGCCCCCATTCTTCAACAGGGTGATGGTCCCCATCGGATTGCTGTTGCTGTTCCTTACGGGCGCAGGTCCGCTGCTGGCCTGGAGAAAAACATCGTTCCAGAGTATCAGGCGTAATTTCACTCTTCCGCTGGTTTTTGCAGCGATCGTGGGCGGAATACTGTTTTTCGTGGGCGTCCATCAGCTCTACACGTGGATGTCTCTATTCTTGTGCGCCTTTGTCGCCGCAAGCATCATTGGAGAATTCTACAAGGGCGCACGCACGCGGGTGAAGACGCGCAAGGAAAACTTCTTTGCCGCCGTCTATAACCTGACCATGAGGAACACGCGCCGGTACGGCGGGTACATCGTCCATTTCGGCATCGTTCTGATCTTTGTGGGATTTGCTGGGCAGGCCTTCAGATTTGAAACGCAAGGGCTGATGGGTCCAGGAGACCTTCTGCGGGCCAAAGATTATCTGTTTCGGTGCGAAAGTATCGATACCGGGCAGAAGGCAAACTACGAATACGAAACTGTCGCTCTGGATGTAACCAAAGACGGGCGCGCGTTGACCGTCATGCATCCGCAAAGGCGATTCTTTATCGCGGAGCAGCAGCCCCTCAGCCACGTTGCATTGCATTCGACTCTGGCGCAGGACCTATACGTTGTCATGGCCGGCCAGGACCCGGATACGGGCAAAGCCATCATTCACGTTATCATCAACCCTCTGGTGCAGTGGGTGTGGATTGGCGGAATAATCGTTCTTTTAGGGACGCTGTTGGCGCTGGTTCCAAGCAGTATTGAACGGCAGATGGCTGATTTCCACAAAAATCGGGAGGAAGTGGCCGAAGCGCACCATGCCCGCTAG
- the dnaX gene encoding DNA polymerase III subunit gamma/tau, which produces MSYQVIARKYRPQFFDDVAGQRLITDTLKNAVIKQRVAHGYIFSGARGVGKTTTARILAKSLNCIKGPTVTPCGECPSCQEIAQGNSVDVFEIDAASNRGIDEIRELRETVRYLPARDLYKVFIIDEAHMLTTEAFNALLKTLEEPPPRSLFVLCTTEAHKLPTTIQSRCQHFSFRLLDYSEILSRIEWVMKQERLDADEGALSAVAEAAEGSLRDALSLLDQAIASSAERLEDAHVRQLLGVVSSQVLTDLVESIAAGDTGKVLQIVERVAAEGYELNHFCGELTRYIRNLAVAKSCGTESPLLQLPSTDRAVLGKLREQFSEEDLARFFQILVRTENDMRYALNPRFQMELGLIKMVHAGKLRSLESLLAELEGSSQASIKKAAPDSSGNLPTSASVNAGKSPYNPRLASQAPVSIRQTEAPRNPEKSLKHPATAPMKPVSSMPTQMPPGISPVQPAPSEAPGDPRLTRIKSLAFGQSKLLSSCLDPVSGWRFENGEVCFIFSKSDSWAADLLSSREQQEKLQTLCAEVLGQPVRICVTLDNEEKSRLKDRRSVRERAESDGGVEALVKKFRCTLVDVIDLSLE; this is translated from the coding sequence ATGTCTTACCAGGTTATAGCCCGCAAATACCGGCCTCAGTTTTTTGACGACGTTGCCGGACAGCGTCTGATTACTGATACGCTGAAGAACGCCGTCATCAAGCAGCGAGTCGCGCACGGATACATCTTTTCCGGCGCGCGGGGAGTTGGCAAAACCACCACGGCTCGAATCCTGGCCAAGTCTCTGAACTGCATCAAGGGGCCGACAGTCACTCCATGCGGCGAGTGCCCATCCTGCCAGGAGATCGCTCAGGGAAATTCAGTGGACGTTTTTGAAATTGACGCTGCGTCCAATCGTGGCATCGATGAGATCCGCGAACTGCGAGAAACCGTCCGTTATCTTCCAGCCCGCGACCTTTACAAAGTCTTCATCATTGACGAAGCCCATATGTTGACCACAGAGGCCTTCAACGCGCTGCTGAAGACCCTGGAAGAGCCACCGCCAAGGTCCCTGTTTGTCCTCTGCACAACCGAAGCCCACAAGCTGCCAACCACCATTCAGTCCCGTTGCCAGCACTTCTCTTTCCGCCTGCTGGATTATTCGGAAATTCTCAGCCGCATCGAGTGGGTGATGAAACAGGAGCGGCTTGATGCCGATGAGGGCGCCTTAAGCGCAGTCGCTGAAGCCGCTGAAGGCAGCCTTCGCGACGCACTCTCGCTGCTCGATCAGGCCATTGCCTCCAGCGCCGAGCGCCTTGAAGATGCGCATGTTCGGCAGTTGCTGGGAGTGGTCTCCAGCCAGGTCCTTACCGACCTGGTGGAATCTATTGCTGCGGGGGACACGGGAAAAGTTCTCCAGATTGTCGAGCGTGTTGCAGCGGAAGGCTATGAACTGAACCATTTCTGCGGCGAACTCACGCGTTACATCCGCAACCTGGCGGTTGCCAAAAGTTGCGGGACGGAAAGCCCTCTGCTTCAACTTCCCTCCACCGACCGTGCCGTGCTGGGCAAGCTTCGCGAACAGTTCAGCGAAGAGGACCTCGCGCGCTTTTTTCAGATCCTGGTGCGCACTGAAAACGACATGCGCTATGCGCTGAACCCTCGCTTTCAAATGGAACTTGGACTGATCAAAATGGTGCATGCCGGCAAGCTGAGGTCCCTTGAAAGTCTTCTGGCTGAGCTGGAGGGATCCTCTCAAGCATCAATCAAGAAGGCAGCACCGGATTCCTCCGGCAACCTGCCTACTTCGGCATCTGTAAACGCAGGGAAATCCCCATACAATCCGCGTTTGGCGTCTCAGGCGCCGGTTTCCATCCGGCAGACGGAGGCTCCACGCAATCCTGAAAAGTCTCTAAAGCATCCTGCAACCGCGCCGATGAAACCCGTAAGCTCCATGCCGACGCAAATGCCTCCGGGTATTTCCCCGGTGCAACCTGCTCCTTCGGAAGCTCCCGGCGATCCACGCCTGACCAGGATCAAGAGCCTGGCTTTCGGACAATCCAAGCTGCTGAGCAGTTGCCTTGATCCTGTCTCGGGATGGCGTTTTGAAAACGGCGAGGTCTGCTTTATCTTTTCCAAGAGCGATTCCTGGGCGGCTGACCTCTTAAGCTCGCGCGAACAGCAGGAAAAACTTCAGACCCTGTGTGCGGAGGTGCTGGGGCAGCCCGTGAGGATTTGTGTTACACTCGATAACGAAGAAAAATCGAGGCTCAAAGACCGTCGCAGCGTTCGCGAACGCGCCGAGAGCGACGGAGGGGTCGAAGCACTGGTAAAGAAGTTCCGATGCACCCTGGTCGATGTGATTGATTTGAGCCTGGAGTGA
- a CDS encoding CcmD family protein, with protein MRVVNKYLFVAYSFVWVIFMLYAWNLSRRQDNLKRELEEVKNKVAESAPAAASGRSSP; from the coding sequence ATTAGAGTGGTTAACAAATATCTTTTTGTTGCTTATTCGTTTGTCTGGGTGATTTTTATGCTGTACGCGTGGAACTTGAGCCGACGGCAGGACAATTTGAAAAGGGAGTTGGAGGAAGTAAAGAACAAGGTTGCCGAATCCGCTCCTGCTGCTGCTTCAGGCAGATCCAGTCCTTGA
- the ccmA gene encoding heme ABC exporter ATP-binding protein CcmA — MPPGDQATKPLLEVRKVTKFFGDLAALKEVTLDIRCGESTLLYGPNGAGKTTLLRMLASLVRPSSGQVLFDGKNIEHDGAGAKGAIGFVSHATFLYGELTVRENLKFFGSLFRLSNLEKRIDTALEMFDMRPREDVFARDLSRGLQQRASLARAFLHDPDFVILDEPFTGLDHQSVKKLEDLLLRLPEQGKALMFSTHDFEQGAALATRLIALKAGRVRYNGPLDIAPFKRLGIVRAFGQSRDE; from the coding sequence ATGCCTCCCGGGGATCAAGCCACTAAACCGTTGCTGGAAGTCCGCAAGGTTACCAAGTTCTTTGGCGACCTTGCCGCACTCAAGGAAGTCACGCTGGACATCCGTTGTGGCGAGTCGACGCTATTGTACGGCCCGAACGGGGCCGGCAAGACGACTCTGCTGCGAATGCTGGCTTCGCTTGTGCGTCCCAGTTCCGGCCAGGTCCTTTTTGACGGCAAGAACATCGAGCATGACGGAGCAGGTGCAAAAGGCGCCATCGGGTTTGTATCACACGCGACCTTTCTTTATGGAGAGCTGACGGTGCGTGAAAACCTGAAGTTCTTTGGAAGCCTCTTCAGGCTCAGCAATCTTGAAAAGCGCATCGATACTGCTCTCGAGATGTTTGACATGCGCCCGCGGGAGGACGTTTTTGCCCGAGACCTTTCACGAGGGCTGCAACAGCGTGCGTCACTGGCACGGGCCTTTCTGCACGATCCGGACTTTGTTATCCTCGATGAGCCGTTCACAGGCCTGGACCATCAGTCAGTAAAGAAACTGGAGGACCTGCTGCTTCGTCTGCCGGAGCAGGGGAAGGCGCTAATGTTTTCAACGCATGACTTCGAGCAGGGAGCTGCGCTGGCCACGCGCCTGATTGCGCTCAAAGCAGGCCGCGTTCGATATAATGGTCCTCTGGATATCGCGCCCTTCAAGCGCTTGGGGATTGTGCGGGCCTTCGGGCAGAGTCGCGATGAATAA
- a CDS encoding cytochrome C assembly protein — MTKKFPMWLHSVLTLAGLIVTIYMIFLYAPEEMTMGEVQRIFYVHVPAAWVSLMGFLIIFSASIVYLWKRTQFSDELAQATAEVGFIFCTCVLVTGPLWAKPAWGIWWTWDARLTLTFLLWLLYVAYLMLRNYLVNPGRAASLCAVVGIIGFVDVLIDYMAIRWWRTQHPQPVVLGGPESGLDPRMLATLLVSWGVFTLLFFLLLRMRLRLAGMRRQLSEIRHVLAFKISED, encoded by the coding sequence ATGACCAAGAAGTTTCCAATGTGGCTGCATTCGGTGCTGACGCTCGCCGGCCTGATAGTGACGATCTATATGATCTTCCTCTACGCTCCTGAAGAAATGACTATGGGCGAAGTGCAGCGGATCTTCTATGTTCATGTGCCCGCAGCCTGGGTTTCGTTAATGGGATTTCTGATTATTTTCTCAGCAAGCATCGTTTATCTGTGGAAGCGGACCCAGTTTTCCGATGAACTAGCGCAGGCCACTGCCGAAGTAGGATTCATTTTCTGCACCTGCGTGCTGGTGACGGGCCCTTTGTGGGCAAAGCCGGCCTGGGGTATTTGGTGGACCTGGGATGCGCGTCTGACGCTGACGTTCCTTCTGTGGCTGCTTTATGTAGCCTATTTAATGCTGAGAAATTATCTGGTCAACCCGGGACGCGCGGCCAGTCTTTGCGCCGTGGTCGGAATCATCGGCTTTGTAGACGTCCTAATTGATTACATGGCCATTCGGTGGTGGAGAACGCAGCATCCGCAGCCTGTCGTTCTGGGCGGGCCCGAATCCGGACTCGATCCGCGCATGCTGGCCACGCTGCTGGTCAGTTGGGGAGTTTTTACGCTTCTGTTCTTTCTGCTGCTCCGCATGCGATTGCGGCTTGCGGGAATGCGGAGACAGTTGAGCGAGATCCGTCACGTTTTGGCGTTCAAGATTTCGGAGGATTAG